In one Silene latifolia isolate original U9 population chromosome 10, ASM4854445v1, whole genome shotgun sequence genomic region, the following are encoded:
- the LOC141609068 gene encoding protein FAR1-RELATED SEQUENCE 5-like — MTPLNSSNNDKDNSSILSQTSSNVITNEGANVEANACQPILEISAIAVENDVPEVVTFEFVEDIIVEEAEDEEAAEGSSSNTNRVFECLNHLKPVIGMLFDKLELGVEFYEAYAKESGFVTRLSSQKSKNGVVTHKKVVCNKAGVCEAKGKNHRRQRTRIECPSCIKFKRILEEGPDMGKYQIYDFHEGHNHMPQTPSTMVHLTQTRELNVVHKKMIIDNSKNNIGPVKSYRLFKEYVRGYRNVGASLEDFKNFSRDIKNYLS; from the exons ATGACGCCTTTAAATTCGAG CAATAATGACAAAGACAACTCCTCAATACTATCACAAACTTCTTCAAATGTCATTACAAACGAAGGAGCGAATGTTGAAGCTAATGCATGTCAGCCTATATTAGAAATATCTGCAATAGCAGTTGAGAATGATGTTCCTGAAGTTGTGACTTTCGAATTTGTTGAAG ATATCATAGTAGAGGAGGCAGAGGACGAGGAGGCAGCAGAAGGTTCTTCAAGCAACACGAATCGGGTTTTTGAGTGTCTCAACCATCTTAAGCCTGTTATTGGTATGCTATTCGATAAGCTTGAACTAGGTGTTGAGTTTTATGAAGCATATGCAAAAGAATCTGGGTTTGTGACTAGATTAAGCTCACAAAAGTCTAAAAATGGTGTCGTTACGCATAaaaaagttgtgtgtaataaggctggagtatgtgaagcgaaagggaaaaatcacaggaggcaaaggactaggatagaatgtccttcttgtattaaatttaagcgaattttggaggaaggtcctgatatgggtaaataccaaatatatgattttcatgaaggtcataatcatatgccacaaacaccatcaacaatggtacatttgacacaaacgagagagttgaatgtagttcacaaaaaaatgataattgACAACTCCAAAAATAACATAGGTCCAGTTAAGTCGTATAGGTTGTTCAAGGAGTATGTTAGAGGTTATAGGAATGTGGGTGCGTCATTGGAAGACTTTAAGAACTTTTCTAGAGATATCAAAAATTATTTATCATAG